The DNA sequence GGAAATCTCGGCGATGGAGAAGAAGGCGCTCGCGCCGATCAGCAGCGCGATGACGATCAAGCTGGCAGTCAAACCCATGCACTGTCACTCCCCCGCTTCACGGCAGCGGGTTGCGGCAGTGTATTCAACCCGGGCTCACAGCGGCTGCACGTCGTCGACGGGCGCACCGCGCGCCAGCCACTGCGCCCACTCGTCGGCCAGGCGCTCGCTCTCGGCGACGGCCTGCGACCAGGCGCGCACCCGGGCGGCGGTGTCGGTGCCGTAGCGCTTGAAGTCGGTGCGGTCGGGCAGCTTGCCGTTGGGCAGGCGGGCCACCCACTCCGGCCGCGGCGCCAGCACGATGACGTTGTCCAGCCAGGGGGTCGGGCGGTGCCGCGCCTTCCAGGCCTTGTCCAGCCAGCCGGGCACCAGCGCGCGCTGGAAATGCGGGTACAGCACCAGCCCGCCGCAGCCGTCCGCCTGCGCCTGGGCGGCATCGAGCAGCGAGGCGTAGTTCCAGTGCAGGTGGTAGTCGGTGATGCCGCCATCCCAGTAGGCGCCCGGCGGCGCGCCGGGGATGTCGTGCACGGCCTTCAGGACGAAGGGGATCGAGCACGAGGCCAGCAACGCGGGCTTGAAGTTGCGCGCGTCCAGCGGCACCACGCGGTGCCGCAGGTCGCCCAGGTGCAGCGGCAGGCGCTCGCCATGGCTGGAAAACACCACGCGCTCCAGCCAGGCGCCCAGGGCCTTGCGGCTCGCGGCGTTGCACACCACCGCGCCGAGGTAGCCCAGCGGCGTGCGCCAGCGCCCTTCCCGGCGCAGCACGTGGCGGCCGCGCGAAGTGACGATGTGCACGCGGTAGCGCGGGTGCGAGAGCACGCCCTCGACCTCCCCGTCGAAGAACGCGTCGAGGGCGCGCGAGAAGGTGCGGCTGACCTCGTCCGCCGTGGGCAGGGAGCGGCCCGGCTCGACCTTGTATTCCTGGTGGATGTAGTCGTGCGCCAGCCGCTCGAACAAGCGGTGCGGGTCGCGGGTGGCCGCGGTGGCCATGCGCCATGCGCCGATCGAGGCGCCGATCAGGTGGACCGTGTGGGTGCTGCCGGGCAGCCAGTGCCCGAAGACGTGACGGTCCAGCGGGCCGAGGATCAGCCCCTTGGGCCCGCCTGCCGCGCCGGCGACGACGCGGATATCGCGCGGCGACAGGCCGCGCTCGGCGATGTGCCGGCGTGCCCGCGGCCCGGCAAAGATCTGGAGTGCTTGCATGCCCGAACCATCAGAGGCGTGCACCATCCCTTTCCGGGAAAGTGCACGATCGTTCGAAAGCCTGGATTATCGGGCGGGCCGCGCATCCGGCGCGGCACGGGGGCATCAGCTGCGGGTGATCACCGCGCAGGCCAGGCGCCCGCCGGCGTTGCCGACCGGCTGCGAGGTGTAGTCGTCCGGGTTGGCGTGGACGATCAGGCCGCGACCGACGATGTCGGTCGGACCCGAGCCGACGGTGACGCCGTCCAGGTGGAAGCGCGCCTCGGCCACGCCGTTGGCGTCGGCCTTCAGGTTCGGCATGTCCCCCGCATGACGCTCGCCCTGGCTGTAGTGGCCGTGCGGCTTGCCCAGCGGGTTGAAGTGCCCGCCGGCGCTCATGCCATCACCGCTGGAGCAGTCGCCCTTCTCGTGCACGTGGAAGCCGTGTTCCTGGTTCGGCTTCAGGCCGGTGACCCGCGCGTACACCATGACATGGTGGCCGTGCTGCTCGAAGCGCACCGTACCGGCCACGTTGTTGCCGCGGGTCGGCTGGAGCTCGGCCACGGCGGTCGCCTTGCTGCCATGGTGATGCCCGCCATGGGCGCAGGCGCCAAGCAGGGCGATCGCTGCCACCGGACCGATCCAACGGATGGAAAGCATGGACTGTCTCCTTGGTTGAAGTGGGTCAAAACCCGCGATGGTAGGACGCCCCGGCCGGACTGTGAAGTGGTTCACACCCTGCCGGGCGCCCGGGGTGCAGGATCAGCGCTTGGTCTGCTGCTGCAGCTTCGCGAAGGCCGCCGCCATCGCCGACTGGGGCTGGGCCTGCGCGCCGCGCGGGGCGCTGTAGCGCTCGCCGCGGCCGGCCGGGCGGTAGCTGTTGTCGCCCCGGTCCGCGCCGCCGCGCGGCGCGGCTGCATCCAGCTTCATCGTCAGCGAGATGCGCTTGCGGGCCAGGTCCACCTCCAGCACCTTCACCTTGACGATGTCGCCGGCCTTGACCACCTCGCGCGCGTCGTTGACGAACTTGTGCGACAGCTGGCTGACGTGCACCAGGCCGTCCTGGTGCACGCCCAGGTCGACGAAAGCGCCGAACTGCGCGACGTTGCTGACCGTGCCTTCCAGCACCATGCCGGGCTGCAGGTCCTTGATGTCCTCGACGCCGTCGTTGAAGCGCGCCACCTTGAAGTCCGGGCGCGGGTCGCGACCGGGCTTCTCCAGCTCGGCGAGGATGTCCCTGACCGTGATCGCGCCGAACTTCTCGTCGGCGAAGGCCTCCGGCTTGAGGCTGCGGATCACGTCCGAACGGCCCATGACCTCGGTGATGGGCTTGCCGACGTGCTGCAGGATCTTCTCGACCACCGGATAGGTCTCCGGGTGGACGCCGGACATGTCCAGCGGGTTGTCGCCGTCGCGGATGCGCAGGAAGCCGGCTGCCTGCTCGAAGGTCTTCGGGCCCAGGCCGGCCACCTCGAGCAGCTGCTGGCGGTTGCGGAACGCACCGTGGGTGTCGCGCCAGCGCACGATGCTCGCCGCCACGGTGGCGCTCAGCCCCGAGACGCGCGCCAGCAGCGGCGTCGAGGCGGTGTTCAGGTCCACGCCGACCGAGTTCACGCAGTCCTCGACCACGGCGTTCAGGCTGCGCGCCAGCTCGGCCTGGTTGACGTCGTGCTGGTACTGGCCCACGCCGATGCTCTTGGGCTCGATCTTCACCAGCTCGGCCAGCGGATCCTGCACCCGGCGCGCGATGCTGACCGCGCCGCGCAGGCTCACGTCCAGGTCCGGCAGCTCCTTGCTCGCGTATTCCGAGGCCGAATACACCGAGGCACCCGCCTCGCTGACCACGACCTTGTCGATCCTGGTGCCCTGGGCCATCTGCTGGATGCGCTTGATCAGGTCGGCCGCCAGCTTGTCGGTCTCGCGGCTGGCGGTGCCGTTGCCGATCGCGATCAGGCTGACGCCGTGCGTGGCGCACAGCCGGCCCAGCGTGTGGATGGCACCCTCCCAGTCGTTGCGCGGCTCGTGCGGGTAGACCGTGGCGGTGTCGACCACCTTGCCGGTCTCGTTGACCACCGCGACCTTGACGCCGGTGCGGATGCCCGGGTCCAGGCCCATCACCACGCGCTTGCCGGCCGGCGCGGCCAGCAGCAGGTCGCGCAGGTTCTCGGCGAACACCTTGATCGCGGTCTTCTCCGCCTCCTCGCGCAGGCGCGAGAACAGGTCGCGCTCCAGGCTCAGGCTCAGCTTGACCTTCCAGGTCCAGGCGATGGTCTTGCGGATCAGCTCGTCGGCCGGCCGCTTGGCGTGGCTCCAGCCCAGGTGACGCGCGATGCGGCCTTCGGCCAGCGTGGGCTGGCCCGGCACCACTTCCTCGTCCAGCACCAGCTTGGCTTCGAGGATCTCCTGCGTGCGGCCGCGGAACACTGCCAGCGCCCGGTGCGAGGGCACGGTGCGGATCGGCTCGCTGTAGTCGAAGTAGTCGCGGAACTTGGCGACGTCGGGGTTGTTCGGGTCCTTGCCGTCCATCAGCTTCGACTGGAACAGGCCCTCCTCCCACAGCCACTCGCGCAGCTTGCCGACCAGCACGGCGTCCTCGGCCCAGCGCTCGGACAGGATGTCGCGCACGCCGTCGAGCACCGCGAAGGCGTCGGCAAAGCCGGCGTCCGGGTTCAGGAAGGCCTGGGCCTCGGCCACCGGGTCCAGCGTCGGGTCGGCGAACAGCTTGTCGGCCAGCGGCTCGATGCCGGCCTCGCGGGCGATCATCGCCTTGGTGCGGCGCTTGGGCTTGTACGGCAGGTAGATGTCTTCCAGCTCCTGCTTGGTCGGCGCCGCCTCGATGGCCGCGCGCAGCTCGGGCGTGAGCTTGCCCTGCTCCTCGATGCTCTTGATGACGGCCTGGCGACGCTCCTCGAGCTCGCGCAGGTAGGTCAGGCGCGTCTCCAGCTCGCGCAACTGGGTGTCGTCCAGGCCGCCGGTCGCTTCCTTGCGGTAGCGCGCGATGAAGGGCACCGTGGCGCCGCCGTCCAGCAGTTCGACGGCGGCATTGACTTGGGCGGGGCGGACGTTCAGTTCCGCCGCGATTTGAAGAAGGATCTTGTCCAGCACTCGCGTCCCAGTGGTTCCTAGAAAAGAAGGGGCGCAGTTTGCCATAGCGGGCCCCGCCACCCGGCGAAAGTGCGGTGGCCGCACTGCCGGCGGCGGACGTGGGGCACGGCGGGGACGCGGGCGCCTCAGCGCCGGCCGCGGCTCACCCAGCCGCTGGCCTGCTGCATCAGGTAGGCGCCGGCGCCGACCGCGCCGCTGGCCATCACCGCAGCGCTCTCGGGGAAGGAGCGCACGGTGCTGGACATGATCTCGCCGGCATGCGCGGTCAGCAGCTGGGCGCGGCGGCGCATCATCTGCGCCCCCAGCTCGCCCAGGCGCTCGGGCATCAGGCGCTCGGCGGCCGGCAGCAGCGTGGTCTCCTCGTCGGCGACATGGTGCAGCGCGTCGCGCACCAGCTCGAGGAAGGTCGGGTCGTAGTCCGGGTCGATCGCGGTCATCGAGCGCAGGCGGGTGATCTGCCGGTGCATCTCGGCGTGCTCGGGAAAGCTCTTCTCGAGCACCTCGATGTCGCTGGCCAGCTCGCGCAGCGCCGGATAGAAGATCTCCTCCTCCAGCTGGGTGTGGATCTCCAGCGCCACGCAGGCACTGCCGACCAGCGCCTCCTTCTTGGCGATCGACATGCCGCTGCGGAACTGGTGGAAGGTTTCCAGGACCTGGCTGTGGTCCATGCGGATCATGTCGGTGATGCTGGGAGAGAGCTTGCTCAACAACGTACTCATGGCGGGCTCCGTGGCGCCTCGGATAGGGCAAACCGCGTGCCCGGTGCCTCAAGGTCCGTCCTGCGGCGGTGGTTCGGGCCGGTACACGGCGCGGTTGTGCATGCGCCGGTCGAACAGCCGGCCGAAGCTCATCAGGTTGCCCAGCATGCCGCCCACCGACGAGAGGTGGTTGACGCTGCACATGGCCTCCAGCGCGAACTGCTGCACCACCACCCGTTCGCTGATCCGGGGCCCCTCCTCGACGCGCGACAGCCGGTGCAGCGCATACAGCCCCATCGCTGCCGAGAGGAGGAACAGGAACTCGTAGTGCGTGAACGTGAACACCGAAAGTTCGTGCAACGGCCGCCCCAGCGCCCATTGCACGATCACCGACAGCTGCGCCGTCTCCAGCCACTGGGCCAGGCTGCCCGCCACGAGCGGCGCCAGCCCGCCGGCCAGCGACCCGGTCAGGCTGATCGCGGCGAGGTACGCCGTGCCCTGCCCCTGCGGCGCGAGCTTCAGCCCGATGTTGCCGTTGGCCAGCCCGATGCCGCCGGCGGCCGTGCCCATCAGCAGGTGCAGCAGGTACAGCAGCGGCAGCGTGAAGGCATGGGCATGCGGTTCAGCGCTGAACACCATCGCGACGAAGCAGGCGAACCACGCCGGCATCGCCACCGACAGCACCGCCTTGTTGGACAGC is a window from the Caldimonas thermodepolymerans genome containing:
- a CDS encoding superoxide dismutase family protein; the encoded protein is MLSIRWIGPVAAIALLGACAHGGHHHGSKATAVAELQPTRGNNVAGTVRFEQHGHHVMVYARVTGLKPNQEHGFHVHEKGDCSSGDGMSAGGHFNPLGKPHGHYSQGERHAGDMPNLKADANGVAEARFHLDGVTVGSGPTDIVGRGLIVHANPDDYTSQPVGNAGGRLACAVITRS
- a CDS encoding Tex family protein, translated to MDKILLQIAAELNVRPAQVNAAVELLDGGATVPFIARYRKEATGGLDDTQLRELETRLTYLRELEERRQAVIKSIEEQGKLTPELRAAIEAAPTKQELEDIYLPYKPKRRTKAMIAREAGIEPLADKLFADPTLDPVAEAQAFLNPDAGFADAFAVLDGVRDILSERWAEDAVLVGKLREWLWEEGLFQSKLMDGKDPNNPDVAKFRDYFDYSEPIRTVPSHRALAVFRGRTQEILEAKLVLDEEVVPGQPTLAEGRIARHLGWSHAKRPADELIRKTIAWTWKVKLSLSLERDLFSRLREEAEKTAIKVFAENLRDLLLAAPAGKRVVMGLDPGIRTGVKVAVVNETGKVVDTATVYPHEPRNDWEGAIHTLGRLCATHGVSLIAIGNGTASRETDKLAADLIKRIQQMAQGTRIDKVVVSEAGASVYSASEYASKELPDLDVSLRGAVSIARRVQDPLAELVKIEPKSIGVGQYQHDVNQAELARSLNAVVEDCVNSVGVDLNTASTPLLARVSGLSATVAASIVRWRDTHGAFRNRQQLLEVAGLGPKTFEQAAGFLRIRDGDNPLDMSGVHPETYPVVEKILQHVGKPITEVMGRSDVIRSLKPEAFADEKFGAITVRDILAELEKPGRDPRPDFKVARFNDGVEDIKDLQPGMVLEGTVSNVAQFGAFVDLGVHQDGLVHVSQLSHKFVNDAREVVKAGDIVKVKVLEVDLARKRISLTMKLDAAAPRGGADRGDNSYRPAGRGERYSAPRGAQAQPQSAMAAAFAKLQQQTKR
- a CDS encoding hemerythrin domain-containing protein, coding for MSTLLSKLSPSITDMIRMDHSQVLETFHQFRSGMSIAKKEALVGSACVALEIHTQLEEEIFYPALRELASDIEVLEKSFPEHAEMHRQITRLRSMTAIDPDYDPTFLELVRDALHHVADEETTLLPAAERLMPERLGELGAQMMRRRAQLLTAHAGEIMSSTVRSFPESAAVMASGAVGAGAYLMQQASGWVSRGRR
- a CDS encoding phospholipase, translating into MQALQIFAGPRARRHIAERGLSPRDIRVVAGAAGGPKGLILGPLDRHVFGHWLPGSTHTVHLIGASIGAWRMATAATRDPHRLFERLAHDYIHQEYKVEPGRSLPTADEVSRTFSRALDAFFDGEVEGVLSHPRYRVHIVTSRGRHVLRREGRWRTPLGYLGAVVCNAASRKALGAWLERVVFSSHGERLPLHLGDLRHRVVPLDARNFKPALLASCSIPFVLKAVHDIPGAPPGAYWDGGITDYHLHWNYASLLDAAQAQADGCGGLVLYPHFQRALVPGWLDKAWKARHRPTPWLDNVIVLAPRPEWVARLPNGKLPDRTDFKRYGTDTAARVRAWSQAVAESERLADEWAQWLARGAPVDDVQPL